In one Pungitius pungitius chromosome 13, fPunPun2.1, whole genome shotgun sequence genomic region, the following are encoded:
- the pcbd1 gene encoding pterin-4-alpha-carbinolamine dehydratase has product MAGKIQSLTEEERTHLLPLLRNAQWVEVVGRDAIYKEFIFKDFNQAFGFMSRVALQAEKMDHHPEWFNVYNKVQITLSTHDCGGLSQRDITLATFIDQASLM; this is encoded by the exons ATG GCTGGGAAAATTCAGAGTCTGACTGAAGAGGAGAGAACCCACCTACTCCCCCTGCTACGCAACGCTCAGTGGGTGGAGGTTGTGGGACGGGACGCCATTTACAAAGAGTTTATTTTCAAAGACTTCAATCAG GCTTTTGGTTTCATGTCCAGAGTGGCTTTGCAGGCAGAGAAGATGGACCATCACCCTGAGTGGTTCAATGTTTATAATAAG GTCCAGATCACTCTGAGCACACATGACTGTGGGGGGCTGTCCCAGCGGGACATCACTTTGGCCACCTTCATTGACCAGGCATCCCTGATGTGA